Proteins encoded in a region of the Neodiprion virginianus isolate iyNeoVirg1 chromosome 2, iyNeoVirg1.1, whole genome shotgun sequence genome:
- the LOC124298384 gene encoding uncharacterized protein LOC124298384 isoform X2, giving the protein MGSPCDWQVTNQKVAQRGKHILETGQWSDCKFIVGQEPHQQILEGHKLFLAMASPVFEAMFYGGMAEKNDPIPIRDVQPEAFKALLEYIYTDNIDLGSFELACELCYCAKKYMLPFLVEECTKFLWSDLSPKKACRAYEFAKLFEEPVLMEKCLQIICTKTNSVLSKPSFEEIEIGTLVTVFEQEELEINSEIELFSAAERWARSECIRKGLDPEDSKSLRSVIGNALTKIRFLTLSPQEFAEGPAGSSLLNQDEAFAILMNISSSERKWPMPEGFSTNVQSRVKPLKQHPTMGDLSAIGVVASTSGASAAGGLNNMLSDGQAPNSSSKLNSRSLLFPKNSSQDNSQWPAPQHVLESFTNLTNSSLANNSSNVMGSGAAVEGGAVREGLKYYCLRSIVQQTDCLNTSVLDCSVAFNVDRNICVIGVQVPTQVQNQSIAPFDPFTSAVPGSYTELLYAHLLDSDGSRLTYTHYTSRVNVDSLVEITFNRPVYIQRNKVYRVGVVFNKVGWYPMGACTQRMACDSVFFSFGVGNSSDSVRDGLIRSIIFTY; this is encoded by the exons ATGGGATCTCCCTGTGACTGGCAAGTAACAAATCAAAAGGTAGCTCAGCGAGGCAAACACATACTAGAAACGGGACAATGGTCAGACTGCAAGTTTATCGTCGGGCAAGAACCGCATCAACAGATCCTCGAAGGGCACAAATTATTCTTAGCCATGGCCAGCCCAGTATTCGAGGCGATGTTTTATGGTGGAATGGCAGAAAAAAATGACCCTATCCCCATCAGAGACGTTCAGCCCGAAGCGTTTAAGGCCCTGCTCGAATACATTTATACTGACAATATAGACCTCGGGTCTTTTGAGCTCGCTTGTGAGTTGTGCTACTGTGCTAAAAAGTATATGCTTCCATTTCTTGTTGAGGAATGCACAAAGTTTCTTTGGTCAGATTTGTCACCAAAAAAGGCATGCCGTGCTTATGAGTTTGCCAAGCTGTTCGAGGAGCCAGTACTGATGGAAAAATGTCTTCAGATAATTTGCACAAAGACCAACAGCGTTCTGAGCAAACCAAGTTTtgaggaaattgaaattggtacATTGGTGACGGTCTTCGAGCAGGAAGAGCTGGAAATCAATtctgaaattgaattgttttCTGCCGCCGAACGATGGGCGAGGTCCGAGTGCATTAGGAAAGGACTTGATCCAGAGGATAGCAAGTCACTTCGCTCTGTCATTGGAAATGCTCTGACTAAAATCAGATTTTTAACTTTAAGTCCACAAGAATTTGCCGAAGGACCTGCTGGCTCGTCGCTACTGAATCAGGATGAAGCATTTGCTATTTTAATGAACATTTCATCGAGCGAAAGAAAATGGCCTATGCCTGAGGGATTCTCTACGAATGTACAGAGCCGTGTGAAGCCATTAAAGCAGCATCCTACAATGGGAGATTTGTCG GCAATCGGAGTTGTGGCAAGCACAAGTGGAGCTAGCGCAGCTGGCGGGTTGAACAATATGTTGAGCGATGGGCAAGCACCCAACTCTTcatcaaaattgaattccAGGAGTTTGCTTTTCCCTAAGAATTCTTCTCAAGATAACAGCCAATGGCCAGCTCCACAGCATGTTTTAGAATCCTTTACGAATTTAACTAATTCTTCGTTGGCAAATAATTCGTCAAATGTGATGGGATCTGGTGCAGCTGTTGAAGGTGGTGCAGTTAGAGAAGGCCTCAAATACTACTGTCTAAGATCCATAGTTCAGCAAACTGACTGCCTGAACACAAGCGTTCTAGATTGTTCTGTCGCTTTCAATGTCGACAGAAACATCTGTGTAATCGGAGTTCAAGTGCCAACTCAG GTTCAAAATCAATCCATTGCTCCGTTTGATCCATTTACTTCAGCAGTACCTGGCTCTTATACTGAATTGTTGTACGCTCATCTTCTTGACTCTGATGGATCGAGATTAACTTACACGCACTATACGTCACGAGTAAACGTTGACAGTTTGGTTGAAATCACATTCAACAGACCAGTTTATATACAAAGAAATAAG GTATATCGCGTTGGAGTCGTTTTCAATAAAGTTGGTTGGTACCCCATGGGCGCTTGTACACAGAGAATGGCTTGTGATTCagtatttttctctttcggaGTTGGGAACAGCTCTGATAGTGTTCGTGACGGTCTCATACGATCTATCATCTTTACCTATTGA
- the LOC124298384 gene encoding uncharacterized protein LOC124298384 isoform X1 — protein sequence MGSPCDWQVTNQKVAQRGKHILETGQWSDCKFIVGQEPHQQILEGHKLFLAMASPVFEAMFYGGMAEKNDPIPIRDVQPEAFKALLEYIYTDNIDLGSFELACELCYCAKKYMLPFLVEECTKFLWSDLSPKKACRAYEFAKLFEEPVLMEKCLQIICTKTNSVLSKPSFEEIEIGTLVTVFEQEELEINSEIELFSAAERWARSECIRKGLDPEDSKSLRSVIGNALTKIRFLTLSPQEFAEGPAGSSLLNQDEAFAILMNISSSERKWPMPEGFSTNVQSRVKPLKQHPTMGDLSAIGVVASTSGASAAGGLNNMLSDGQAPNSSSKLNSRSLLFPKNSSQDNSQWPAPQHVLESFTNLTNSSLANNSSNVMGSGAAVEGGAVREGLKYYCLRSIVQQTDCLNTSVLDCSVAFNVDRNICVIGVQVPTQVRIVQNQSIAPFDPFTSAVPGSYTELLYAHLLDSDGSRLTYTHYTSRVNVDSLVEITFNRPVYIQRNKVYRVGVVFNKVGWYPMGACTQRMACDSVFFSFGVGNSSDSVRDGLIRSIIFTY from the exons ATGGGATCTCCCTGTGACTGGCAAGTAACAAATCAAAAGGTAGCTCAGCGAGGCAAACACATACTAGAAACGGGACAATGGTCAGACTGCAAGTTTATCGTCGGGCAAGAACCGCATCAACAGATCCTCGAAGGGCACAAATTATTCTTAGCCATGGCCAGCCCAGTATTCGAGGCGATGTTTTATGGTGGAATGGCAGAAAAAAATGACCCTATCCCCATCAGAGACGTTCAGCCCGAAGCGTTTAAGGCCCTGCTCGAATACATTTATACTGACAATATAGACCTCGGGTCTTTTGAGCTCGCTTGTGAGTTGTGCTACTGTGCTAAAAAGTATATGCTTCCATTTCTTGTTGAGGAATGCACAAAGTTTCTTTGGTCAGATTTGTCACCAAAAAAGGCATGCCGTGCTTATGAGTTTGCCAAGCTGTTCGAGGAGCCAGTACTGATGGAAAAATGTCTTCAGATAATTTGCACAAAGACCAACAGCGTTCTGAGCAAACCAAGTTTtgaggaaattgaaattggtacATTGGTGACGGTCTTCGAGCAGGAAGAGCTGGAAATCAATtctgaaattgaattgttttCTGCCGCCGAACGATGGGCGAGGTCCGAGTGCATTAGGAAAGGACTTGATCCAGAGGATAGCAAGTCACTTCGCTCTGTCATTGGAAATGCTCTGACTAAAATCAGATTTTTAACTTTAAGTCCACAAGAATTTGCCGAAGGACCTGCTGGCTCGTCGCTACTGAATCAGGATGAAGCATTTGCTATTTTAATGAACATTTCATCGAGCGAAAGAAAATGGCCTATGCCTGAGGGATTCTCTACGAATGTACAGAGCCGTGTGAAGCCATTAAAGCAGCATCCTACAATGGGAGATTTGTCG GCAATCGGAGTTGTGGCAAGCACAAGTGGAGCTAGCGCAGCTGGCGGGTTGAACAATATGTTGAGCGATGGGCAAGCACCCAACTCTTcatcaaaattgaattccAGGAGTTTGCTTTTCCCTAAGAATTCTTCTCAAGATAACAGCCAATGGCCAGCTCCACAGCATGTTTTAGAATCCTTTACGAATTTAACTAATTCTTCGTTGGCAAATAATTCGTCAAATGTGATGGGATCTGGTGCAGCTGTTGAAGGTGGTGCAGTTAGAGAAGGCCTCAAATACTACTGTCTAAGATCCATAGTTCAGCAAACTGACTGCCTGAACACAAGCGTTCTAGATTGTTCTGTCGCTTTCAATGTCGACAGAAACATCTGTGTAATCGGAGTTCAAGTGCCAACTCAGGTCAGAATT GTTCAAAATCAATCCATTGCTCCGTTTGATCCATTTACTTCAGCAGTACCTGGCTCTTATACTGAATTGTTGTACGCTCATCTTCTTGACTCTGATGGATCGAGATTAACTTACACGCACTATACGTCACGAGTAAACGTTGACAGTTTGGTTGAAATCACATTCAACAGACCAGTTTATATACAAAGAAATAAG GTATATCGCGTTGGAGTCGTTTTCAATAAAGTTGGTTGGTACCCCATGGGCGCTTGTACACAGAGAATGGCTTGTGATTCagtatttttctctttcggaGTTGGGAACAGCTCTGATAGTGTTCGTGACGGTCTCATACGATCTATCATCTTTACCTATTGA
- the LOC124298382 gene encoding protein O-mannosyltransferase 1 isoform X2: protein MPVECKAKEAGELSTTLPTRLRVNLEIDLVAVILLLSGLATRLYRLEEPRSIVFDELHYGKYVGLYMKKTYFFDSHPPLGKQLISIAAYLAGFDGKFKFDRIGSDYTDMVPLFALRIIPAFCGSLVLPTVYHLALELGFKQWSATIAGMMLLFDNAFLTQSRFILMESILIQFSLFGLLCVVKFRKIMDKPFTISWWIWLSLGAFNLSCALCVKYVGFYSLLLSVALITRDYWSLLPHRYLSAGLLYIHLFARMFVLITIPVTVYVGVFYVHLSILTKAGPHDSVMTSAFQASLEGGLASITKGQPLEVTHGSQITLRHTHGRACWLHSHNQVYPLRYPDNRGSSHQQQVTCYSFKDVNNWWIVKRPGTDGLVVTKPIDPIKHGDVIQLVHGISSRALNSHDVAAPMSPQNQEVSCYIDYNVSMPAQNMWRLDIINRDQTGPIWHTIQSQIRLIHANTEQALRFSGRQLPDWGYNQHEIVADRIIEQPDTVWNVEEHRYTKSEDQKQRERELVGAEMIPLRATTLSFWEKFVELQTKMFFSAQEGQNSHMYSSEPLEWPMMTRGIAYWVSTESNAQVHLLGNVIVWYSGTVSILIYFLLLMFYLMRRRRLCFDVSDQEWKRFVNFGEVLLVGYLLHYLPFFFVERTLFLHHYLPAFVFKVLITSAVIDHLHYLIGERLKWHITLFLFKISIAAWIGMIIYVFKKFAVLSYGTTPLTVTEILKLRWRDTWDFIIHKT, encoded by the exons ATGCCAGTTGAATGTAAAGCCAAGGAGGCTGGAGAATTATCTACGACTTTGCCAACCCGGTTGAGAGTAAACCTGGAAATTGATTTAGTTGCTGTAATTTTGTTACTCAGTGGATTAGCAACTCGATTATATCGACTGGAAGAACCTCGAAGCATTGT GTTTGACGAACTCCATTATGGGAAATATGTTGGACTCTACATGAAAAAGACGTATTTCTTCGACTCCCATCCACCTCTGGGAAAGCAGTTGATTTCAATCGCTGCTTATTTAGCAGGTTTCGATgggaaatttaaatttgaccGAATAGGAAGCGACTACACTGACATGGTTCCCCTTTTTGCTCTGAGAATCATCCCAGCCTTCTGCGGCAGCTTGGTACTGCCAACTGTTTATCATTTGGCTCTTGAATTAGGCTTCAAACAATGGAGTGCGACTATAGCAGGAATGATGTTATTATTTG ACAACGCCTTCCTAACGCAGTCACGGTTTATTCTGATGGAAAGCATCCtgatacaattttcattatttggcTTGCTGTGTGTTGTCAAATTTAGAAAGATTATGGACAAGCCCTTCACAATATCCTGGTGGATCTGGCTTTCATTAGGAGCTTTTAATTTGTCCTGCGCTTTATG CGTAAAGTACGTTGGGTTCTATTCGCTTCTTCTTTCGGTTGCGCTGATAACCCGTGATTACTGGAGTCTGCTTCCACATCGATATTTGTCAGCAGGTCTCCTGTATATTCATTTGTTTGCAAGAATGTTCGTACTCATAACTATCCCAGTAACGGTGTATGTGGGAGTGTTTTATGTCCATTTATCTATCCTGACAAAAGCTGGACCCCACGATTCGGTGATGACCAGCGCCTTCCAGGCTAGTTTGGAGGGTGGTTTGGCGAGCATTACTAAAGGTCAACCTTTGGAAGTTACACACGGTTCACAGATAACCCTGCGACATACCCATGGTAGAGCATGCTGGCTGCACAGCCACAATCAAGTGTATCCGCTTCGTTATCCAGACAATCGGGGAAGCTCTCATCAGCAACAAGTGACTTGCTACTCGTTTAAAGATGTGAATAATTGGTGGATAGTCAAGAGACCAGGAACAGACGGTCTGGTCGTGACCAAGCCAATCGATCCCATAAAGCACGGGGATGTGATTCAGTTGGTACACGGAATAAGCAGTAGAGCGTTGAACTCGCATGACGTAGCCGCACCAATGTCTCCGCAAAACCAAGAGGTGTCCTGCTACATAGATTATAACGTTTCTATGCCAGCACAAAATATGTGGAGATTAGATATAATCAACCGAGATCAAACTGGACCAATTTGGCACACTATTCAAAGCCAGATACGGTTGATCCATGCGAACACAGAGCAGGCGCTAAGATTTAGCGGTAGACAATTACCAGACTGGGGATATAATCAGCACGAAATTGTTGCAGATAGAATAATTGAGCAGCCAGATACAGTTTGGAATGTCGAGGAGCATAGATATACCAAAAGTGAAGATCAAAAGCAACGGGAAAGAGAATTAGTTGGTGCTGAAATGATACCGCTGCGTGCCACTACGTTGAGCttttgggaaaaatttgtGGAATTGCAAACAAAGATGTTCTTCAGTGCCCAGGAAGGTCAAAACAGTCATATGTATTCCAGCGAGCCCCTAGAGTGGCCAATGATGACACGTGGCATCGCCTACTGGGTCTCAACTGAGAGTAAC GCACAAGTGCATTTGCTGGGTAATGTAATTGTTTGGTACTCTGGGACAGTGTCGATTCTGATATACTTCTTATTGCTCATGTTTTACTTAATGAGGCGTCGAAGATTGTGCTTTGATGTATCGGATCAGGAGTGGAAAAGATTTGTTAATTTTGGTGAAGTTCTTCTTGTTGGGTATCTCCTTCACTACCTGCCCTTCTTTTTCGTAGAGCGCACGTTATTTCTACACCATTACTTACCAGCGTTCGTATTCAAGGTCTTAATAACATCAGCGGTCATCGACCATCTGCACTATTTAATTGG AGAACGACTGAAATGGCATATTACcttgtttttattcaaaatcagcATTGCAGCATGGATAGGTatgattatatatgtatttaaaaaatttgctgtttTAAGCTATGGTACAACTCCATTGACAGTCacagaaatattgaaattgcgATGGCGTGATACTTGGGATTTCATTATCCATAAAACTTGA
- the LOC124298382 gene encoding protein O-mannosyltransferase 1 isoform X1, whose translation MEGPRRRKIKTIDNKSTERSSELTGNFECNDTGDFPQKNIRDEGDGASVSEMPVECKAKEAGELSTTLPTRLRVNLEIDLVAVILLLSGLATRLYRLEEPRSIVFDELHYGKYVGLYMKKTYFFDSHPPLGKQLISIAAYLAGFDGKFKFDRIGSDYTDMVPLFALRIIPAFCGSLVLPTVYHLALELGFKQWSATIAGMMLLFDNAFLTQSRFILMESILIQFSLFGLLCVVKFRKIMDKPFTISWWIWLSLGAFNLSCALCVKYVGFYSLLLSVALITRDYWSLLPHRYLSAGLLYIHLFARMFVLITIPVTVYVGVFYVHLSILTKAGPHDSVMTSAFQASLEGGLASITKGQPLEVTHGSQITLRHTHGRACWLHSHNQVYPLRYPDNRGSSHQQQVTCYSFKDVNNWWIVKRPGTDGLVVTKPIDPIKHGDVIQLVHGISSRALNSHDVAAPMSPQNQEVSCYIDYNVSMPAQNMWRLDIINRDQTGPIWHTIQSQIRLIHANTEQALRFSGRQLPDWGYNQHEIVADRIIEQPDTVWNVEEHRYTKSEDQKQRERELVGAEMIPLRATTLSFWEKFVELQTKMFFSAQEGQNSHMYSSEPLEWPMMTRGIAYWVSTESNAQVHLLGNVIVWYSGTVSILIYFLLLMFYLMRRRRLCFDVSDQEWKRFVNFGEVLLVGYLLHYLPFFFVERTLFLHHYLPAFVFKVLITSAVIDHLHYLIGERLKWHITLFLFKISIAAWIGMIIYVFKKFAVLSYGTTPLTVTEILKLRWRDTWDFIIHKT comes from the exons ATGGAAGGCCCGCGCCGCAGGAAGATTAAAACAATTGACAATAAATCGACAGAGCGATCTTCTGAACTCACTGGGAATTTTGAGTGCAATGACACCGGGGATTTTCCGCAGAAAAATATTAGAGACGAG GGTGACGGTGCGTCAGTGTCTGAAATGCCAGTTGAATGTAAAGCCAAGGAGGCTGGAGAATTATCTACGACTTTGCCAACCCGGTTGAGAGTAAACCTGGAAATTGATTTAGTTGCTGTAATTTTGTTACTCAGTGGATTAGCAACTCGATTATATCGACTGGAAGAACCTCGAAGCATTGT GTTTGACGAACTCCATTATGGGAAATATGTTGGACTCTACATGAAAAAGACGTATTTCTTCGACTCCCATCCACCTCTGGGAAAGCAGTTGATTTCAATCGCTGCTTATTTAGCAGGTTTCGATgggaaatttaaatttgaccGAATAGGAAGCGACTACACTGACATGGTTCCCCTTTTTGCTCTGAGAATCATCCCAGCCTTCTGCGGCAGCTTGGTACTGCCAACTGTTTATCATTTGGCTCTTGAATTAGGCTTCAAACAATGGAGTGCGACTATAGCAGGAATGATGTTATTATTTG ACAACGCCTTCCTAACGCAGTCACGGTTTATTCTGATGGAAAGCATCCtgatacaattttcattatttggcTTGCTGTGTGTTGTCAAATTTAGAAAGATTATGGACAAGCCCTTCACAATATCCTGGTGGATCTGGCTTTCATTAGGAGCTTTTAATTTGTCCTGCGCTTTATG CGTAAAGTACGTTGGGTTCTATTCGCTTCTTCTTTCGGTTGCGCTGATAACCCGTGATTACTGGAGTCTGCTTCCACATCGATATTTGTCAGCAGGTCTCCTGTATATTCATTTGTTTGCAAGAATGTTCGTACTCATAACTATCCCAGTAACGGTGTATGTGGGAGTGTTTTATGTCCATTTATCTATCCTGACAAAAGCTGGACCCCACGATTCGGTGATGACCAGCGCCTTCCAGGCTAGTTTGGAGGGTGGTTTGGCGAGCATTACTAAAGGTCAACCTTTGGAAGTTACACACGGTTCACAGATAACCCTGCGACATACCCATGGTAGAGCATGCTGGCTGCACAGCCACAATCAAGTGTATCCGCTTCGTTATCCAGACAATCGGGGAAGCTCTCATCAGCAACAAGTGACTTGCTACTCGTTTAAAGATGTGAATAATTGGTGGATAGTCAAGAGACCAGGAACAGACGGTCTGGTCGTGACCAAGCCAATCGATCCCATAAAGCACGGGGATGTGATTCAGTTGGTACACGGAATAAGCAGTAGAGCGTTGAACTCGCATGACGTAGCCGCACCAATGTCTCCGCAAAACCAAGAGGTGTCCTGCTACATAGATTATAACGTTTCTATGCCAGCACAAAATATGTGGAGATTAGATATAATCAACCGAGATCAAACTGGACCAATTTGGCACACTATTCAAAGCCAGATACGGTTGATCCATGCGAACACAGAGCAGGCGCTAAGATTTAGCGGTAGACAATTACCAGACTGGGGATATAATCAGCACGAAATTGTTGCAGATAGAATAATTGAGCAGCCAGATACAGTTTGGAATGTCGAGGAGCATAGATATACCAAAAGTGAAGATCAAAAGCAACGGGAAAGAGAATTAGTTGGTGCTGAAATGATACCGCTGCGTGCCACTACGTTGAGCttttgggaaaaatttgtGGAATTGCAAACAAAGATGTTCTTCAGTGCCCAGGAAGGTCAAAACAGTCATATGTATTCCAGCGAGCCCCTAGAGTGGCCAATGATGACACGTGGCATCGCCTACTGGGTCTCAACTGAGAGTAAC GCACAAGTGCATTTGCTGGGTAATGTAATTGTTTGGTACTCTGGGACAGTGTCGATTCTGATATACTTCTTATTGCTCATGTTTTACTTAATGAGGCGTCGAAGATTGTGCTTTGATGTATCGGATCAGGAGTGGAAAAGATTTGTTAATTTTGGTGAAGTTCTTCTTGTTGGGTATCTCCTTCACTACCTGCCCTTCTTTTTCGTAGAGCGCACGTTATTTCTACACCATTACTTACCAGCGTTCGTATTCAAGGTCTTAATAACATCAGCGGTCATCGACCATCTGCACTATTTAATTGG AGAACGACTGAAATGGCATATTACcttgtttttattcaaaatcagcATTGCAGCATGGATAGGTatgattatatatgtatttaaaaaatttgctgtttTAAGCTATGGTACAACTCCATTGACAGTCacagaaatattgaaattgcgATGGCGTGATACTTGGGATTTCATTATCCATAAAACTTGA
- the LOC124298383 gene encoding ATPase WRNIP1-like, with amino-acid sequence MDCPICGKEFLASEIESHVNKCLFLNDMSKNAISSVESGGIKRFHSSGLQGNNKRKSFGPLVKKAKYLASSENLEESEENDEQSAAAGITSAESANLAPHIQQNKVGSIKKSHKDDHVPLAERVRPTGLMNYVGQKHVLGSQSVLLQLLEKKEIPSMILWGPPGCGKTSLANVIAHICKQTPGGKMRYVKLSAAMSGVNDVKEAVSRAANELKFGRRTVMFMDEIHRFNKLQQDIFLPHVEAGTVTLVGATTENPCFSLNSALLSRCRVVVLEKLTTPDLVSIIKNAVTFMEGKVFSASENASSGSSNNTVSESYSSEGEYTQSAETDESFVPTFIVDDPTVQWLAETCDGDARIALGGLELAIQSKVPAEKEFLEKGPGLITLTDVKESLKKSHILYDKKGDQHYNLISALHKSVRASDDNAALYWLARMLAGGEDPMYIARRLVRMASEDVGLADPKALGMAVSVMNGCKMIGMPESDVLLAQCTIYLARAPKSRLMEDALRAAQRLVANQKGQQPDVPIHLRSTGSSKLVSLLGNGKGYNMLHKDDSGLNYMPQGMEDVNFFEEDELTSIIG; translated from the exons ATGGATTGCCCGATATGTGGTAAGGAGTTTTTGGCCTCGGAGATCGAGAGCCACGTGAATAAATGTTTGTTTTTAAATGACATGTCAAAAAATGCGATATCTTCGGTGGAATCTGGTGGTATCAAAAGGTTCCACTCATCAGGACTGCAAGGTAATAACAAGAGAAAATCGTTCGGGCCGTTGGTCAAAAAAGCCAAATACTTGGCGTCCAGTGAAAACTTGGAGGAAAGTGAGGAGAATGACGAACAAAGTGCCGCTGCCGGTATCACCTCAGCCGAAAGCGCCAATCTCGCTCCCCATATTCAACAGAACAAA GTTGGTAGTattaaaaaatctcacaaaGACGACCATGTTCCACTTGCCGAAAGAGTGAGACCTACGGGTCTGATGAATTACGTAGGTCAGAAACATGTTCTTGGATCACAGTCAGTCCTCCTTCAGTTgttggaaaagaaagaaattccTAGCATGATTTTATGGGGACCTCCAGGCTGTGGGAAG ACATCTCTAGCGAACGTGATAGCTCATATATGTAAACAAACGCCTGGTGGTAAGATGAGGTACGTAAAACTGTCTGCGGCAATGTCGGGCGTGAATGATGTCAAGGAAGCTGTTAGTCGAGCAGCGAATGAGTTAAAATTTGGTCGGCGCACCGTGATGTTCATGGACGAGATACACAGGTTCAACAAGCTCCAGCAGGATATTTTTTTGCCCCATGTCGAGGCTGGCACTGTGACTTTGGTAGGAGCAACGACAGAGAATCCATGCTTCAGTTTGAATTCTGCTCTGTTGAGCAGATGCCGTGTCGTTGTATTGGAAAAGCTAACGACTCCTGACCTCGTTTCGATCATTAAAAATGCTGTGACCTTCATGGAGGGCAAGGTGTTCTCTGCTTCTGAGAACGCTAGTTCTGGAAGCAGTAACAACACTGTCAGTGAATCGTACAGTTCAGAGGGTGAATACACACAATCGGCTGAGACTGATGAGTCGTTTGTTCCAACGTTTATAGTAGATGATCCCACGGTTCAGTGGTTGGCTGAAACATGCGACGGTGATGCACGCATAGCCTTGGGAGGGCTTGAACTTGCGATCCAATCAAAAGTTCCTGCTGAAAAGGAGTTCCTTGAGAAAGGACCTGGACTCATTACTTTGACTGATGTGAAGGAAAGCCTGAAGAAGTCACACATATTGTACGATAAGAAGGGGGACCAACATTACAACTTAATATCTGCATTGCACAAGTCCGTTAGGGCCAGTGACGATAATGCTGCGCTTTACTGGCTTGCTCGTATGCTGGCTGGGGGCGAAGATCCCATGTATATTGCCCGACGATTAGTCAGAATGGCTAGCGAGGATGTTGGCCTTGCTGATCCTAAAGCGTTGG GTATGGCAGTGTCTGTGATGAACGGATGCAAGATGATTGGCATGCCTGAAAGTGACGTGTTATTGGCTCAGTGCACTATATACCTGGCAAGAGCTCCAAAGTCTCGGCTAATGGAAGATGCGCTTAGAGCGGCGCAAAGATTGGTGGCCAATCAAAAAGGGCAACAGCCTGACGTCCCCATCCACTTGAGAAGTACGGGTTCCTCAAAATTGGTCAGTCTACTCG GAAATGGAAAAGGATATAATATGCTGCATAAAGACGATTCTGGATTGAATTACATGCCGCAGGGTATGGaggatgtgaatttttttgaagagGACGAACTTACTAGTATTATCGGTTga